Proteins co-encoded in one Funiculus sociatus GB2-C1 genomic window:
- a CDS encoding Crp/Fnr family transcriptional regulator: MSSQSDIPIKNQLLAALPETEYQRLIPHLELVSLSREQVLYNAGELIEHVYFFNQGLCSLITFMENGTIVEVGLVGKEGMIGLPVCWGGKTTINEAMVQISGTAMRMKAEHLKTEFNRGDTLHSLLLRYTQALFTHTCQSTACNRLHTIEERLARWLLNVQDRMESDVLPLTQEFLSHMLGARRSGVTVAAGTLSQAGMIRYSRGKITILDRESLEATACECYGVIKNEYDRLLGKGSD, encoded by the coding sequence ATGTCATCTCAATCCGATATTCCAATAAAAAATCAACTACTTGCCGCCCTACCAGAAACCGAGTACCAGCGCCTTATTCCTCACCTAGAACTCGTCTCGCTATCACGGGAGCAAGTTCTCTACAACGCTGGCGAATTGATTGAACACGTCTATTTTTTCAATCAGGGATTGTGTTCTTTGATCACCTTCATGGAAAACGGCACGATAGTCGAAGTAGGTCTGGTGGGCAAAGAAGGCATGATTGGTCTTCCCGTATGCTGGGGAGGTAAGACCACGATCAACGAAGCGATGGTGCAAATCTCAGGCACTGCCATGCGGATGAAAGCCGAGCATCTGAAAACCGAGTTCAACCGGGGTGATACACTTCACAGCTTGCTGCTGCGCTATACGCAAGCGCTATTTACTCACACCTGCCAATCTACTGCCTGCAATCGCCTGCATACGATAGAGGAGCGGCTTGCCCGTTGGCTGCTCAACGTCCAAGATCGCATGGAATCAGACGTGCTACCGTTGACTCAGGAATTTCTCTCTCATATGTTAGGCGCACGCCGCTCCGGTGTCACGGTGGCTGCTGGCACCCTAAGCCAAGCGGGAATGATCCGCTACAGCCGTGGTAAGATTACCATCCTCGATCGGGAGAGTTTGGAAGCAACCGCTTGCGAGTGTTATGGGGTGATTAAAAACGAGTACGATCGGTTGCTAGGTAAAGGGAGCGATTAG
- a CDS encoding carboxymuconolactone decarboxylase family protein produces the protein MAHFSIKEPDEVTDLKVKEVYDEILTELGFGIVPNIFKSMAINPDLLEANWKKFRATILKGDVPRTLKEMIGVAISQANNSPYALNVHLHGLSALGMSEEVLKTLVSDFAACPLPAREKAVITFGLKAATQPHDLTDADYQQLRSLGLDESEIFEIIGTADLFTSINRYTDAIALEIDSL, from the coding sequence ATGGCTCACTTTTCTATCAAGGAACCAGATGAAGTAACCGATTTAAAAGTTAAGGAAGTTTACGACGAAATTTTAACAGAATTAGGGTTTGGCATCGTTCCCAACATTTTCAAATCGATGGCTATCAATCCCGACTTATTAGAAGCCAACTGGAAAAAGTTTCGCGCCACTATTCTCAAGGGAGACGTACCCCGTACCCTCAAAGAAATGATTGGGGTCGCCATCTCCCAAGCCAATAATAGTCCCTATGCCTTAAACGTTCATCTGCATGGATTATCAGCCCTGGGGATGAGTGAAGAAGTCCTCAAGACGTTAGTTTCAGACTTTGCGGCTTGTCCGCTACCAGCCCGTGAAAAAGCCGTAATCACCTTTGGCTTAAAAGCCGCCACCCAACCGCACGATTTAACTGATGCAGATTACCAGCAGTTGCGTTCGTTGGGGTTAGACGAGTCAGAAATTTTCGAGATTATTGGCACAGCTGACTTATTCACCAGCATAAACCGCTATACGGACGCGATCGCCCTGGAAATCGACTCATTATAA
- a CDS encoding anthranilate synthase component II, which translates to MIIVIDNYDSFTYNLVQYLGELGAQLPVASEIKVYRNDQISLEQIRLAKPDGIVISPGPGRPEDAGVSQQLIQELGSTVPILGVCLGHQGIGQVFGGEVVSAPMLMHGKTSPIHHTDTGVFKGLDNPFTATRYHSLVIDRQTCPDVLEITAWVEDGTIMGVRHRNYPHIQGVQFHPESILTTSGKQLLRNFLESL; encoded by the coding sequence TTGATTATCGTTATTGATAACTACGACAGTTTCACCTATAACCTAGTGCAGTACCTGGGAGAGCTGGGCGCACAACTGCCTGTAGCGTCTGAGATTAAGGTATATAGAAATGACCAAATCTCTCTGGAGCAAATCCGCCTTGCTAAGCCAGATGGAATCGTGATTTCTCCGGGGCCAGGCCGTCCGGAAGATGCTGGAGTTTCCCAACAACTAATTCAAGAACTAGGCTCCACTGTGCCAATTTTAGGCGTTTGCCTGGGCCATCAAGGTATTGGTCAGGTTTTCGGTGGCGAGGTGGTTTCTGCGCCAATGTTGATGCACGGAAAAACTTCTCCCATCCATCACACAGATACGGGCGTGTTTAAAGGATTAGACAATCCTTTTACCGCTACCCGGTATCATAGTTTGGTGATTGACCGCCAAACCTGCCCAGATGTCCTAGAAATTACGGCTTGGGTGGAGGATGGCACAATCATGGGCGTTCGGCATCGGAACTATCCGCATATTCAGGGCGTCCAATTTCATCCAGAGAGTATTTTGACGACTTCAGGAAAACAGTTGTTGCGAAACTTTCTGGAATCACTTTAG
- a CDS encoding serine/threonine protein kinase: protein MTQSVQSAIHCINPDCPRPYPQVWGNKFCNSCGAPLQLLHRYVPIQPLGVGGFAAIYTIWDLHLSRERVLKVLLESLPKALELFEQEAAVLASLNHPGVPRVEPDSYFVVDLGKRQLPCLVMEKINGQTLQDILDRYPQGCPESLVRNWLNQALEILEELHRRNIIHRDIKPSNLMLRQETGQLVAIDFGGAKQIGTVQLGSVASSTRLISPGYSPPEQIMGSGVGPAADFYALGKTMIHLLSGQYPPDLEDTASGELRWRHCAPISPDLADLLDDMVKDDVRQRPASAAQIQQRLTGVSSMKTIPSNVPQSFSGAIASFARTSLKLVAIAIASILTAVGQITLFVVRAIAKTLQACLDTLWEMIVGGIGAGVFAATGFFLAYVLPLGANFAAILAQLPPIFPYIPPHVGQAVLLFAAAGWGTAWGLTEAGGFGQRKRRLVAGLMGVFGYGLGWLICHVMPYGSVLRLVTLIGFAVGPLTLGLGLPSHQLVHAVIAAAGTAGVLTALQAYTFIPTASAPLVTLGFFGILGVTTAFWLGVSYYIVVPFLRWLGWR, encoded by the coding sequence GTGACCCAGTCTGTACAGAGTGCGATTCACTGCATAAATCCAGATTGTCCGCGTCCTTATCCCCAGGTTTGGGGAAACAAATTTTGCAACAGTTGCGGCGCACCGTTACAACTGTTGCATCGTTATGTTCCCATCCAGCCTCTCGGAGTTGGGGGATTCGCCGCGATTTACACAATCTGGGATTTGCACCTGTCAAGAGAACGAGTGCTGAAGGTTTTGCTGGAATCTTTACCGAAGGCGCTGGAACTGTTTGAGCAAGAAGCGGCAGTCTTAGCAAGTCTAAATCATCCGGGCGTTCCCAGAGTGGAGCCAGATAGCTATTTTGTGGTGGACTTAGGCAAGCGCCAGCTACCTTGTCTGGTGATGGAAAAAATCAACGGTCAAACCTTGCAGGATATTCTGGATCGGTATCCCCAAGGGTGTCCAGAATCGCTGGTACGCAATTGGCTCAACCAAGCTTTAGAGATTTTAGAGGAATTGCATCGCCGCAATATTATTCACCGCGATATCAAGCCTTCTAACTTGATGCTGCGTCAAGAAACTGGGCAGCTGGTGGCGATTGATTTTGGGGGTGCGAAACAAATTGGCACAGTGCAGCTGGGTTCTGTTGCTAGTTCGACGCGGTTGATTTCTCCCGGTTACAGTCCGCCAGAACAGATTATGGGGAGTGGGGTGGGGCCTGCGGCAGATTTTTACGCACTGGGTAAGACGATGATTCACTTACTGAGTGGGCAATATCCGCCGGATTTGGAAGATACAGCGAGTGGTGAGTTGAGGTGGCGACATTGCGCCCCGATTAGCCCTGATTTGGCTGACTTGCTGGATGACATGGTAAAAGACGATGTGCGCCAGCGACCAGCAAGTGCGGCCCAGATTCAGCAGCGTTTGACTGGGGTTTCTTCAATGAAGACGATACCCAGTAACGTACCGCAGTCTTTTTCCGGGGCGATCGCTTCCTTTGCCCGCACAAGTCTGAAGCTGGTGGCGATAGCGATCGCATCTATCCTGACAGCTGTAGGTCAAATTACTCTTTTCGTTGTTCGCGCGATCGCCAAAACCTTACAAGCTTGTTTAGATACGCTTTGGGAAATGATTGTCGGCGGTATTGGCGCTGGTGTGTTTGCCGCAACTGGCTTTTTCTTGGCTTATGTATTGCCGTTGGGTGCGAATTTCGCTGCTATTCTCGCCCAATTACCCCCGATTTTTCCCTATATTCCCCCCCACGTAGGGCAAGCGGTTCTGCTGTTTGCTGCTGCTGGCTGGGGGACAGCTTGGGGTCTTACCGAAGCGGGAGGCTTTGGACAGCGCAAGCGGCGTTTAGTGGCTGGGCTGATGGGCGTTTTCGGCTACGGCTTAGGGTGGCTGATTTGCCATGTGATGCCTTATGGATCGGTGCTGCGCTTAGTAACGTTGATTGGATTTGCAGTCGGCCCCTTAACCCTTGGCTTAGGTTTGCCTAGCCATCAACTGGTTCACGCTGTTATTGCCGCAGCTGGCACAGCTGGAGTCTTGACTGCTTTACAAGCTTATACCTTCATCCCTACCGCATCCGCTCCTTTAGTCACCCTTGGCTTTTTTGGGATTTTGGGTGTCACTACTGCCTTCTGGTTGGGCGTGAGTTACTACATCGTTGTACCTTTTCTGCGTTGGTTGGGCTGGCGATGA
- a CDS encoding aminopeptidase P N-terminal domain-containing protein: MQAEYRDRRQQLMAKIGNGTGIFRSAPVAVMHNDVEYTFRQDSDFFYLTGFNEPEAVAVLAPHHAEHKFILFVQPKEREKEVWTGYRVGVDAAKEFYGADEAYPIAELDEKLPQYLEKADRIYYHLGRDRAFNDTIIKHWQRLMAGYPKRGTGPIAIEDTNPVLHAMRLVKSPAELELLRRAADISVEAHNHAREFAQPGCYEYEIQAEIEHIFRKRGGMGPAYPSIVASGANACVLHYIENDRQMQDNDLLLIDAGCCYKYYNGDITRTFPVGGKFTAEQKILYEIVLEAQLQAIAQVQPGNPYNLFHDTAVRVLVEGLMDLGLLAGDIEEIIKEEKYKPFYMHRTGHWLGLDVHDAGVYKHGEEVWQSLQPGHVLTVEPGLYIGLDVQPVEGQPAIDDRWRGIGIRIEDDILVTESGHEVLTQAVPKLVEELEA; the protein is encoded by the coding sequence ATGCAAGCAGAATACCGCGATCGCCGCCAGCAGTTGATGGCAAAAATTGGCAACGGAACGGGCATATTCCGTAGTGCGCCAGTAGCTGTTATGCACAACGATGTCGAGTACACTTTTCGGCAGGATAGTGATTTTTTTTACTTGACGGGGTTTAATGAACCGGAGGCGGTGGCAGTTTTAGCACCACACCACGCTGAACACAAGTTTATTCTCTTTGTGCAGCCGAAGGAACGGGAGAAGGAAGTTTGGACGGGATATCGGGTTGGTGTGGATGCAGCAAAAGAATTTTATGGGGCGGATGAAGCTTACCCGATTGCGGAACTTGATGAGAAGCTGCCCCAGTATTTAGAAAAAGCCGATCGGATTTATTATCATTTGGGACGCGATCGCGCTTTCAACGATACGATTATCAAACACTGGCAGCGTTTAATGGCGGGTTATCCCAAACGCGGTACGGGGCCAATTGCCATTGAAGACACAAACCCCGTCCTTCATGCGATGCGGCTGGTGAAAAGTCCCGCTGAGTTAGAATTGTTACGTCGAGCGGCTGACATCTCAGTAGAAGCACATAACCACGCGCGCGAGTTCGCGCAACCAGGGTGTTACGAGTACGAAATTCAGGCGGAAATAGAACATATCTTCAGAAAGCGGGGTGGGATGGGGCCAGCTTATCCCTCAATTGTTGCCTCTGGTGCTAATGCCTGCGTGCTGCACTACATTGAGAACGATCGGCAGATGCAGGATAATGATTTGCTGCTGATTGATGCAGGTTGTTGTTACAAATATTACAACGGGGATATCACGCGCACTTTCCCGGTTGGGGGCAAATTTACGGCAGAACAAAAGATACTTTACGAGATTGTATTAGAAGCGCAATTACAAGCGATCGCGCAAGTTCAACCAGGCAATCCTTATAATTTATTTCACGATACAGCAGTGCGGGTGCTGGTAGAAGGTTTGATGGATTTGGGACTTCTGGCGGGTGATATTGAAGAAATCATCAAAGAAGAGAAATATAAACCTTTTTATATGCACCGTACCGGACACTGGCTGGGGTTAGATGTCCACGATGCAGGTGTTTACAAGCACGGCGAGGAAGTCTGGCAAAGTTTGCAACCCGGTCATGTGCTGACGGTTGAACCGGGACTTTATATTGGACTTGATGTGCAACCTGTCGAAGGACAGCCAGCCATAGATGACAGGTGGCGCGGTATTGGCATCCGAATTGAGGATGATATTTTAGTCACTGAGTCAGGACATGAGGTTTTGACACAAGCAGTGCCTAAATTGGTGGAGGAATTAGAAGCGTGA
- a CDS encoding Uma2 family endonuclease produces the protein MLEYKSPKYFPSSEELLDSDETPVDNELQDLIPGLLKAILAMAWPDRMDWFFGVDMGIYYDPDQPAIVPDGFLSLGVERIFDEGLRLSYAIWEEERVPIMILEVVSQTYRGEYTKKKQEYADLGVLYYVIYNPQRRRKPHLEVHRLVDGEYVLQPGNPVWLPEVGLSIGAERGTYLGITREWLYWYDELGQRFLTPEERAQVAEQRAQRLAEQLRAMGVDPDSVV, from the coding sequence ATGTTAGAGTACAAATCACCAAAATATTTTCCTTCCTCCGAAGAACTACTCGACTCTGACGAGACACCCGTGGATAATGAACTGCAAGATTTAATTCCCGGTTTGCTGAAAGCCATATTAGCTATGGCTTGGCCAGATCGCATGGATTGGTTCTTTGGCGTTGACATGGGGATTTACTACGATCCCGATCAGCCTGCAATTGTACCAGATGGATTTCTCAGCTTAGGAGTTGAGCGAATTTTTGATGAAGGATTGCGCTTAAGTTATGCAATTTGGGAAGAAGAGCGCGTCCCGATTATGATACTAGAAGTTGTCTCTCAGACTTATCGCGGCGAATATACCAAGAAAAAGCAAGAATACGCAGATTTGGGTGTTTTATACTACGTAATTTACAATCCTCAACGTCGCCGCAAGCCGCACCTAGAAGTTCATCGTTTAGTTGATGGCGAATACGTTTTGCAACCGGGTAATCCTGTTTGGCTACCTGAAGTTGGTTTAAGTATTGGTGCAGAACGCGGAACTTATCTAGGAATAACGCGGGAGTGGTTGTACTGGTACGATGAGCTTGGGCAAAGATTCCTAACACCAGAAGAACGCGCCCAAGTTGCAGAACAACGCGCCCAACGTCTTGCAGAACAACTTCGTGCTATGGGCGTAGATCCCGATTCTGTAGTTTAA
- a CDS encoding adenylate/guanylate cyclase domain-containing protein gives MNGNGLEKQEREPLLLIARRLLAETQALSTRIAAVNEIATAINRSLNLDEILRVVGKQAKWLLDFEHCSVYICHSNSCRLVTLFGSPVELDAARVIEDSPLGRVMKTGQPQLIKEGSMAAFLAPYASQLIIPLVSDRSLVMGTINFATTLPKAYTLEDVRIGYLLALQISAAIRNANCFEELNQLNAQLEAEKRKSDQLLLNILPAGVADELKSTGRVKPVYYESASVLFTDFKNFTNLAEQLPPQELVDELDYCFSAFDMVTEAQNLEKLKTIGDSYMCVGGIPTPNRTHAIDAALSALQIREFMQWRRQEKIQNNHPYWEIRIGIHSGPLLAGAIGHKKFAYDVWGDTVNIASRMESSGVPGGINISETTFQLIKDFFECEYRGKIDAKNKGDIDMYLVTRIKENLSLDPRGLLPNEKFNQLYSVINE, from the coding sequence ATGAATGGCAATGGGCTGGAAAAGCAAGAACGCGAACCACTGCTGCTGATAGCCCGCCGTCTACTGGCTGAAACTCAAGCGCTATCGACCCGCATCGCCGCCGTGAATGAAATTGCCACAGCGATCAATCGTTCCCTTAATCTAGATGAGATTTTGCGAGTCGTAGGCAAACAAGCCAAATGGTTGCTAGATTTTGAGCATTGTAGCGTTTACATTTGTCATAGCAATTCTTGTCGGCTAGTGACATTGTTTGGTTCTCCTGTGGAATTGGACGCGGCTAGGGTTATAGAGGATAGTCCTCTGGGGCGTGTCATGAAAACGGGTCAACCGCAACTAATTAAAGAAGGTTCAATGGCAGCTTTTTTAGCACCCTACGCCTCCCAGCTGATTATCCCATTGGTAAGCGATCGCTCTTTAGTAATGGGTACAATCAACTTTGCCACCACTTTACCGAAAGCTTACACGCTGGAAGATGTGCGGATCGGCTATTTACTAGCTTTACAAATATCAGCAGCAATTCGCAACGCCAACTGTTTTGAAGAGTTAAATCAGCTAAATGCTCAACTAGAGGCAGAAAAACGCAAATCTGACCAACTACTATTAAACATCCTGCCAGCAGGTGTTGCTGATGAACTGAAAAGCACAGGTAGAGTAAAACCTGTTTATTATGAATCCGCCTCAGTTCTATTTACCGACTTCAAGAACTTCACTAACTTAGCCGAACAACTGCCACCCCAAGAGTTAGTAGATGAACTAGATTATTGCTTTTCTGCTTTCGATATGGTAACTGAAGCACAGAATCTAGAAAAATTAAAAACAATTGGTGACAGTTATATGTGTGTTGGCGGAATCCCCACTCCCAACCGCACCCATGCGATTGATGCCGCCCTATCCGCCTTACAAATTCGAGAATTTATGCAATGGCGGCGACAAGAAAAAATTCAAAACAATCATCCCTACTGGGAAATTCGCATCGGCATTCACTCAGGCCCGTTATTAGCAGGTGCAATCGGACACAAGAAGTTTGCTTATGATGTTTGGGGAGATACTGTTAATATTGCATCCAGAATGGAATCATCTGGTGTTCCCGGAGGCATTAATATTTCGGAAACAACTTTTCAGTTAATCAAAGATTTTTTTGAATGCGAATATCGGGGTAAAATCGATGCAAAAAATAAAGGTGACATCGATATGTATCTTGTCACCCGTATCAAAGAAAATTTATCGTTAGATCCCAGGGGTTTGTTACCCAATGAGAAATTTAATCAACTTTATTCAGTCATTAACGAGTAG
- a CDS encoding M20 family metallopeptidase → MLNRIKEITEKLAPRLIEIRRHIHSHPELSGQEYQTAAYVAGVLSSCGLHVQESIGRTGVIGELKGQNIDDRLLAVRTDMDALPIVERTGLDYASRLPGIMHACGHDVHTTVGLGTAMVLSQLGEVFPGNLRFLFQPAEEIAQGAAWMVADGAMDKVSAIMSLHVFPSIPAGSIGIRYGALTAAADDLEIIITGESGHGARPHEAIDAIWIAAQVITTLQQAISRTQNPLRPVVLTVGKIEGGRAPNVIADYVRLVGTVRSLHPETHANLPQWIEEIVANICKTYGAGYQVNYHRGVPSVQNDSTLTQLVESAAKEAWGCDRVQILLEPSLGAEDFSMYLQHVPGTMFRLGVGYADKKNYPLHHPQFEVNESAIVTGVVTLAYAICQYWQN, encoded by the coding sequence ATGCTAAACCGTATCAAAGAGATAACCGAAAAACTAGCGCCTCGCCTCATCGAAATCCGGCGACACATTCACTCGCACCCGGAACTAAGCGGACAGGAATACCAAACTGCTGCCTACGTTGCTGGCGTATTGTCATCCTGCGGGCTGCACGTGCAAGAATCAATCGGTAGAACTGGCGTAATTGGCGAATTAAAAGGACAAAATATCGATGATCGCCTGCTGGCAGTTCGCACTGATATGGATGCCTTGCCAATTGTAGAACGCACTGGTTTAGATTATGCCTCGCGCCTGCCGGGAATTATGCACGCCTGCGGTCACGATGTCCATACTACAGTAGGCTTAGGTACGGCGATGGTGTTATCCCAACTGGGAGAAGTTTTTCCTGGGAATCTGCGTTTCTTGTTTCAGCCAGCCGAGGAAATTGCCCAAGGTGCGGCGTGGATGGTTGCAGATGGCGCGATGGATAAGGTGAGCGCTATTATGAGCCTACACGTCTTTCCATCTATTCCAGCCGGCTCGATCGGGATTCGCTACGGTGCTTTGACGGCAGCAGCCGATGACCTGGAAATTATTATTACCGGAGAGTCGGGACACGGGGCGCGTCCCCATGAGGCAATTGATGCAATTTGGATTGCGGCGCAGGTAATCACAACTTTGCAACAAGCAATTAGTCGCACGCAAAACCCGTTGCGCCCGGTGGTGCTGACGGTCGGTAAAATTGAGGGCGGACGTGCGCCGAATGTGATTGCAGATTATGTGCGATTAGTGGGAACAGTGCGATCGCTTCATCCAGAAACTCACGCCAATTTACCTCAATGGATAGAGGAAATTGTCGCCAATATCTGCAAAACCTACGGTGCTGGCTATCAAGTTAATTATCATCGGGGAGTACCTTCGGTGCAAAACGACTCAACCCTGACGCAGTTGGTGGAGTCGGCGGCGAAAGAAGCTTGGGGATGCGATCGCGTCCAAATTTTACTCGAACCCTCCCTCGGCGCTGAAGACTTTTCTATGTATCTGCAACACGTTCCTGGTACCATGTTCCGTCTCGGAGTTGGATACGCAGACAAGAAAAACTACCCACTGCACCATCCCCAGTTTGAGGTAAATGAATCTGCAATCGTGACTGGTGTTGTCACCCTAGCTTATGCTATCTGCCAATACTGGCAAAACTAG
- a CDS encoding MBL fold metallo-hydrolase, translating into MKRRQLIQYAGAGLLAALGTGLASGFESYQAQTSGDSLSIKWLGHTSFLFTGGGKRVLVNPFQNLGCTSGYRSSKVAADLVLVSSLLLDEGGVEGLPGNPKLIYEPGAYQVDNLKLQGISISKDREGGRRFGTNVAWRWTQGGINVLHLGGAAAPIEIEQKILMGRPDVVLVPVGGGAKAYTPTEAKQAIQVLNPKLVIPTHYRTQAADPAKCDIVAVDEFLALMDGMPIRRVGDTLTVKPGDLPSNGSAIALMSYKF; encoded by the coding sequence ATGAAACGGCGACAGTTGATCCAGTATGCTGGGGCGGGCTTGCTTGCAGCTTTAGGAACAGGCTTGGCTTCTGGATTTGAAAGTTATCAGGCGCAGACATCTGGTGATTCACTTTCTATTAAGTGGCTGGGGCATACCAGCTTTTTGTTCACTGGGGGCGGCAAACGAGTTCTGGTGAATCCCTTTCAGAATTTGGGCTGCACATCTGGCTATCGTTCATCTAAGGTGGCGGCAGATTTGGTGTTAGTCAGCAGTCTATTGCTTGATGAAGGCGGGGTGGAAGGGCTACCGGGGAATCCGAAATTAATCTACGAACCGGGAGCTTATCAAGTTGATAATTTAAAACTTCAAGGGATTAGCATTAGCAAAGACCGCGAGGGCGGACGACGTTTTGGGACGAATGTGGCTTGGCGTTGGACGCAAGGGGGAATTAATGTTCTGCATTTGGGGGGTGCAGCGGCACCGATTGAGATTGAGCAGAAAATTCTGATGGGTCGTCCTGATGTAGTGCTGGTTCCAGTGGGGGGAGGCGCGAAAGCTTACACGCCAACGGAAGCAAAACAGGCGATACAAGTTCTCAATCCGAAGTTGGTGATTCCGACGCATTACCGGACGCAAGCTGCCGATCCTGCTAAGTGCGATATTGTGGCTGTGGATGAGTTTTTGGCGTTGATGGATGGGATGCCGATACGTCGTGTTGGTGACACGCTGACGGTTAAGCCAGGAGATTTGCCGAGTAATGGGAGCGCGATCGCATTGATGAGTTATAAATTTTAA
- a CDS encoding peptide ligase PGM1-related protein, whose translation MVTQNVTTADLAEQFRHLQNQLREVWHTTELFDNSDADIVVIPSLSIDQRELLKIEGSHHYEERLLFSLIRLHNPRTRLIYVTSQPLHPSVIDYYLQLLPGIPFSHARDRLLLLSAYDSSLKPLTQKILERPRLMERIRQALQLEKSYMICYNSSPWERELSLALGVPLYACDPDLQDWGTKSGSRQIFAESGVPHPDGSSSVWNAQELTQAAVDLWERQPTLQRMVVKLNEGISGEANAILDLRPIQELAPQKASHQERMEAISDRLPFLGFQAKAETWENFSGRIPELGAIVEAFIEGDIKRSPSVQGRITPDGKVEILSTHDQILGGPDGQIYLGCRFPADETYRLRLQELGLKVGKKLAEKGALERFGVDFVAVRHPDAEEGQWELQAIEINLRKGGTTHPFMTLKLLTNGRYDLSTGLFYSKQGRPKYYIATDNLQKDRYRGLLPNDLMDIIAHHKLHFDTGTETGTVFHLMGCLSEFGKLGLTSIGDSMQQAEEIYNKVEKVLDEETKIRPNYFNSSFYPIPPITWRGNG comes from the coding sequence TTGGTAACACAAAATGTGACTACCGCCGATCTGGCGGAGCAATTCCGACATCTTCAAAACCAGCTGCGCGAAGTTTGGCATACTACCGAACTTTTTGACAACAGCGATGCTGATATTGTGGTGATTCCTTCTTTGAGTATCGATCAGCGAGAACTGCTGAAAATTGAAGGATCTCATCACTACGAGGAGCGACTTTTATTTTCGTTAATTCGCCTGCATAACCCCCGAACCAGGCTAATTTACGTTACCTCCCAGCCGTTGCATCCCAGCGTAATTGATTACTATTTACAACTGCTACCGGGAATTCCGTTTTCTCACGCACGCGATCGCTTGCTGCTACTTTCCGCTTACGACTCCTCCCTTAAACCTCTAACTCAAAAAATTTTAGAGCGTCCCCGCTTAATGGAGCGAATTCGGCAAGCCTTGCAGCTAGAAAAGTCTTATATGATTTGTTACAACAGTAGCCCTTGGGAAAGGGAACTGTCTCTAGCACTGGGCGTACCTTTGTATGCTTGCGATCCGGATTTGCAGGATTGGGGAACTAAAAGTGGCTCTCGGCAAATATTTGCAGAGAGTGGGGTTCCTCATCCCGATGGTAGCAGTAGCGTCTGGAATGCTCAAGAACTGACACAAGCAGCAGTCGATTTATGGGAACGACAGCCGACTTTACAGCGAATGGTTGTCAAACTCAATGAAGGAATTTCCGGCGAAGCAAATGCAATTCTGGACTTAAGACCGATTCAGGAACTAGCACCCCAGAAAGCTTCCCATCAAGAACGAATGGAGGCAATAAGCGATCGCTTGCCATTTCTCGGCTTTCAAGCCAAAGCTGAAACCTGGGAAAATTTTTCTGGTCGCATCCCAGAATTAGGAGCAATTGTAGAAGCTTTCATCGAAGGAGACATTAAGCGGAGTCCCAGCGTTCAAGGTCGCATCACACCCGATGGAAAAGTAGAAATTCTCTCAACTCACGACCAAATTTTAGGAGGCCCTGACGGTCAAATTTACCTTGGTTGTCGCTTCCCAGCCGATGAAACTTATCGATTACGCTTGCAAGAATTGGGATTAAAAGTAGGCAAGAAACTAGCAGAAAAAGGAGCCTTAGAACGCTTCGGCGTTGATTTTGTCGCCGTTCGCCACCCTGACGCAGAAGAGGGACAATGGGAGCTGCAAGCAATAGAAATTAACCTGCGAAAAGGCGGCACTACCCATCCTTTTATGACCCTCAAGCTGTTAACAAACGGTCGCTACGACCTCTCGACTGGTTTATTTTACAGCAAACAAGGTCGTCCAAAATACTACATCGCCACCGACAATCTGCAAAAAGACCGTTACCGAGGACTGCTGCCAAACGACTTAATGGATATCATTGCCCATCACAAATTGCATTTTGATACTGGTACTGAAACAGGCACCGTTTTCCATCTCATGGGTTGTCTTTCCGAATTCGGCAAGCTGGGATTAACCAGTATTGGCGATTCCATGCAACAGGCAGAAGAAATTTACAACAAGGTAGAAAAAGTGCTGGACGAAGAAACTAAAATTCGCCCTAATTATTTCAACTCGTCATTTTATCCGATTCCCCCGATTACTTGGAGAGGGAACGGCTAA